One Dehalococcoidia bacterium DNA segment encodes these proteins:
- a CDS encoding site-specific DNA-methyltransferase: MLYYQVNGIKIYNADFLTIEDIEPNSIDLIITSPPYNVDVHYSSYDDTIPYSAYIEFTEQWLAKAYSLAKPDGRFCLNIPLDKNKGGQQSVYADIITIAKKVGWKYHAIIVWNEQNISRRTAWGSWTSPSAPYIIAPVEMIAILYKDRWKKYHKGASDISRDEFIEWTNGVWTFPGESKKRVKHPSPFPLTLPRRCIKLFSYVGDTILDPFMGSGTTLVACAELNRRGIGVEIDPRYCALAKTRLQRIVRALPLP; this comes from the coding sequence ATGCTTTACTATCAGGTGAATGGTATAAAGATTTACAACGCTGACTTCTTGACAATTGAAGATATTGAGCCCAACTCTATCGATTTGATCATCACCTCTCCGCCTTACAATGTAGATGTCCATTACAGTTCCTACGATGATACCATTCCATATTCGGCATACATAGAATTCACAGAACAGTGGCTTGCTAAAGCATACTCTCTGGCCAAACCTGATGGGCGTTTCTGCTTGAATATCCCTTTGGACAAAAACAAAGGCGGACAGCAAAGTGTCTACGCCGATATTATCACAATAGCGAAAAAAGTCGGTTGGAAATACCACGCCATCATTGTGTGGAACGAGCAAAATATCTCTCGCCGTACCGCTTGGGGTTCCTGGACTAGCCCTTCGGCCCCATATATCATCGCTCCCGTGGAAATGATTGCTATATTATATAAAGACCGCTGGAAAAAATATCATAAAGGCGCGTCTGATATCAGTCGTGATGAATTCATCGAGTGGACTAACGGTGTTTGGACATTCCCAGGAGAGTCAAAGAAACGCGTAAAACATCCGAGTCCCTTCCCTCTTACATTACCTCGCCGTTGTATCAAACTTTTCAGTTATGTCGGCGACACCATATTGGACCCCTTCATGGGAAGCGGCACAACCCTGGTCGCCTGCGCCGAACTCAACCGGCGGGGCATCGGGGTGGAGATAGACCCCCGCTACTGCGCCCTGGCCAAGACCCGCCTCCAGCGCATCGTGCGCGCCCTCCCCCTCCCCTAA
- a CDS encoding amidase has translation MPVQDITWIPGWRIRELIARRQISPVEVARHFLDRIDRLNPRLNAFLTVTYDLALAQAREAEEALLQGKPLGPLHGVPITVKDLFFTKGVRTTSGSLLYKDYIPQEDSVYVERVRKAGAVILGKTNTPEFGLLGSTENRLGEPCRNPWDPQRTAGGSSGGAGAAAAAGLGPLHIGSDGGGSIRIPCAFCGVFGLKPTQGRVPRYGGLGGWPLFSQVGPMTLDVRDSALLLQVLAGHDRRDPSSLRAPVPDYLADLEKGVRGLRMAWTPDYGYAPVEPAVRETCRRAALTFAELGAIVEEPPIALEEMLEVFITLARADTYATLGDLVWDDPAKRILLTPYAYEVFNTGRQITAKEYARALQARLRFIAALEDLFTKYDLLLSPTMPIVAFPLGQPPQTIAGRPVHPWLGFLPFTYPINLAGFAAASVPCGFVDGLPVGLHIIGKPLSEPLILRAARALEQARPWADKHPPLS, from the coding sequence ATGCCCGTGCAAGACATCACCTGGATCCCCGGTTGGCGCATCCGCGAACTCATCGCCCGCCGGCAAATCTCCCCCGTGGAGGTGGCGCGCCACTTCCTGGACCGCATTGACCGCCTCAACCCCCGCCTCAACGCCTTCCTCACCGTTACCTACGACTTGGCCCTCGCCCAGGCACGGGAGGCCGAGGAGGCCCTCCTTCAGGGCAAGCCCCTCGGCCCCCTGCACGGCGTCCCCATCACCGTCAAAGACCTCTTCTTTACCAAGGGCGTGCGCACCACCAGCGGCTCCCTCCTCTACAAGGACTACATCCCCCAGGAGGATTCGGTCTATGTGGAGCGGGTGCGCAAGGCGGGGGCGGTGATCCTCGGCAAGACCAATACCCCCGAGTTCGGCCTGCTCGGCTCCACCGAGAACCGCCTGGGGGAGCCGTGCCGCAACCCCTGGGACCCCCAGCGCACCGCCGGGGGCTCCAGCGGGGGGGCCGGTGCCGCCGCTGCCGCCGGCCTCGGGCCCCTGCACATCGGCAGCGACGGGGGCGGGTCCATCCGCATCCCCTGCGCCTTCTGTGGCGTGTTCGGCCTCAAGCCCACCCAGGGGCGCGTCCCCCGCTATGGAGGGCTCGGCGGATGGCCCCTCTTCTCCCAGGTGGGCCCCATGACCCTGGACGTGCGGGACTCGGCCCTCCTGTTGCAGGTGCTGGCCGGCCACGACCGGCGCGACCCCTCCTCCCTACGCGCCCCCGTGCCCGACTACCTGGCGGACCTGGAGAAGGGGGTGCGGGGCCTGCGCATGGCCTGGACGCCCGACTACGGCTACGCCCCGGTGGAGCCGGCCGTGCGGGAGACCTGTCGGCGCGCCGCCCTCACCTTCGCCGAACTGGGGGCCATCGTGGAGGAGCCCCCCATCGCCCTGGAGGAGATGCTGGAGGTGTTCATCACCCTCGCCCGCGCCGATACCTATGCCACCCTGGGCGATTTGGTCTGGGACGACCCCGCTAAGCGCATCCTCCTGACCCCCTACGCCTACGAGGTGTTCAATACCGGACGCCAAATTACGGCCAAGGAATACGCCCGCGCCCTGCAGGCCCGCCTGCGCTTCATCGCCGCCCTGGAGGACCTGTTCACCAAGTATGACCTCCTGCTCAGCCCCACCATGCCCATCGTGGCCTTCCCCTTGGGCCAGCCCCCCCAGACCATCGCCGGCCGCCCCGTGCACCCATGGTTGGGCTTCCTGCCCTTCACCTATCCTATCAACCTAGCGGGGTTTGCGGCCGCCTCGGTGCCCTGCGGGTTCGTGGATGGGCTTCCCGTGGGGCTCCACATCATCGGAAAGCCCCTTTCCGAGCCTCTTATCCTGCGGGCCGCCCGCGCCCTGGAGCAGGCCCGCCCCTGGGCCGACAAGCATCCGCCCCTCTCCTAA